The proteins below are encoded in one region of Sminthopsis crassicaudata isolate SCR6 chromosome 1, ASM4859323v1, whole genome shotgun sequence:
- the IFNB1 gene encoding interferon beta translates to MANRSILQLVLLFFFAYVSSEIYDSLRFYQRRTNKSSVHLLKKMIGELHPECQKDRMDFQIPKEILQPKQYQKENATMVIHEMLQQIFLLFSSKNDSFGVNKTIIETFLNIIFQQMEHLEMALKKEMNQINSTRLNEENIEHLNNYYQRIMNYLENKKYSSCSWKIVQVETRLNFFFLYKLTERLKN, encoded by the coding sequence ATGGCCAACAGGAGCATCCTGCAGCttgtccttcttttcttctttgcttatgTCTCTTCTGAAATCTATGACTCGCTTCGCTTCTATCAAAGAAGAACCAATAAAAGTAGTGTACATCTCCTGAAAAAAATGATTGGTGAACTTCATCCAGAATGTCAAAAGGACAGAATGGACTTCCAGATCCCTAAGGAGATTCTACAGCCTAAGCAATACCAAAAGGAGAATGCTACTATGGTCATCCATGAGATGCTCCAGCAAATTTTCCTCCTATTCAGCAGCAAAAATGATAGCTTTGGTGTGAATAAGACCATTATTGAGACATTCCTCAATATAATCTTTCAACAAATGGAGCATTTAGAAATGGCTTTGAAGAAAGAGATGAACCAGATCAATAGCACAAGGTTGAATGAAGAGAACATCGAACATCTAAACAATTACTATCAAAGGATAATGaactatttggaaaacaaaaagtaTAGCAGCTGCTCCTGGAAGATAGTCCAGGTGGAAACAAGactgaattttttcttcctttacaaaTTAACAGAACGTCTTAAAAACTGA